The following are encoded in a window of Telmatobacter sp. DSM 110680 genomic DNA:
- a CDS encoding cytochrome b N-terminal domain-containing protein: MTTKTAFIYDWVDERLGLSDLAAFARKKTVPVHAQSFWYYWGGISLFLFLVQCFTGVLLLVYYRPGAESFESVRQITYVMHFGWLIRSAHAWSANLMMFSILVHMFSVYFMKAYRKPREFGWLSGMGLLGIASVFGFSGYLLPMDELSYFATKVGLQIPAAVPFIGPAIASMLRGGPDVSEFTVQRFFALHVVVLPAVFLPLLGFHLWLVQKHGNAAPPSEEAKPVIERKTMPFMPNFLRKDLAMWLISLNVLALLASVFPWQLGKQFDSLAPAPMGIHPEWYFMSPFEMLKLLGMVKWLQGEPGEIAGILLFTIGIALWVMIPFYDTSRDSGKRGRAAHYFGLIAVFALLATTAIGYWTIR; the protein is encoded by the coding sequence ATGACTACAAAGACCGCTTTTATCTACGACTGGGTTGATGAGCGCCTCGGCCTTTCGGATCTCGCCGCGTTTGCGCGCAAGAAGACCGTTCCGGTACACGCTCAATCGTTCTGGTACTACTGGGGCGGAATCTCGCTCTTCCTCTTCCTGGTGCAGTGCTTCACCGGCGTTCTTCTGCTGGTGTATTACCGGCCGGGCGCGGAGTCGTTTGAATCTGTCCGCCAGATCACGTATGTGATGCACTTCGGATGGCTGATCCGTTCGGCACATGCATGGTCGGCGAACCTGATGATGTTCTCGATTCTCGTGCACATGTTTTCGGTCTACTTCATGAAGGCCTATCGCAAGCCGCGCGAATTCGGCTGGCTGAGCGGCATGGGCCTGTTGGGAATCGCGTCCGTGTTCGGATTCTCGGGATATTTGTTGCCGATGGACGAACTCAGTTACTTTGCGACCAAAGTTGGCCTGCAGATTCCGGCGGCGGTTCCATTCATCGGGCCCGCTATTGCGAGCATGTTGCGTGGCGGTCCAGACGTGAGCGAATTCACGGTGCAGCGTTTCTTCGCACTGCACGTGGTGGTGCTGCCGGCTGTGTTCCTGCCGCTGCTCGGCTTTCATCTTTGGCTGGTGCAAAAGCATGGCAATGCCGCACCTCCGAGCGAAGAGGCAAAACCGGTAATCGAACGCAAGACCATGCCGTTCATGCCCAACTTCCTGCGCAAGGATCTTGCGATGTGGCTGATCTCGCTCAACGTTCTTGCGTTGCTGGCTTCGGTGTTTCCGTGGCAGCTGGGCAAGCAGTTTGATTCGCTCGCTCCTGCACCGATGGGCATTCATCCCGAGTGGTACTTCATGAGTCCGTTTGAAATGTTGAAGCTGCTCGGCATGGTCAAGTGGCTGCAAGGCGAGCCCGGAGAGATCGCAGGCATTCTGCTGTTCACGATCGGCATCGCTCTGTGGGTAATGATTCCGTTCTACGACACAAGTCGCGACTCCGGAAAACGCGGACGCGCCGCACACTATTTTGGCTTGATTGCAGTCTTTGCGCTGCTGGCTACGACGGCGATTGGGTATTGGACGATTAGATAA
- a CDS encoding Rieske (2Fe-2S) protein has protein sequence MSSHIVLEKPAIRPAEDAEKSTRRAFLVAAGAAGLCYTAALGYPIYRYLASPEEMASSATAVKEVALKDAQKLPAGSVLMFKFGTSPAMLIHHADGTWASLSAVCTHLGCTVQYEPQADRIHCACHGGVYNAYTGANVSGPPPKPLKKFNVAVGENSVEVSRS, from the coding sequence ATGAGCTCTCATATCGTTCTCGAAAAGCCGGCAATCAGGCCAGCAGAAGATGCCGAGAAATCAACGCGCCGTGCGTTTCTGGTTGCTGCAGGAGCAGCGGGGCTTTGCTATACGGCTGCGCTAGGCTATCCGATTTATCGTTACCTGGCTTCGCCTGAAGAAATGGCCTCAAGTGCGACGGCCGTCAAGGAAGTGGCGCTCAAGGACGCGCAGAAACTGCCCGCGGGTTCGGTGCTGATGTTCAAGTTTGGCACCTCGCCGGCGATGCTGATTCATCATGCGGATGGAACCTGGGCTTCGCTCTCGGCGGTATGCACGCACCTGGGCTGCACGGTGCAGTATGAGCCGCAGGCCGATCGTATTCACTGCGCGTGCCACGGTGGTGTTTACAACGCTTACACGGGCGCAAATGTGAGTGGGCCGCCTCCGAAGCCGCTCAAAAAGTTCAATGTTGCCGTCGGTGAAAACTCCGTAGAAGTATCGCGCTCGTAA